The Phycisphaerae bacterium genome segment GCCATGATGTATGACGTGAAGGTCGTCGTCGCCGTCAGCGGCGACAAAGAGGCCGATCTCAAGGCCCAGCTCGAGAGAAAAAGGGCTGCGATCGCGGATCGGTTCATGAGCACAATTCGGGCCGCCGACCCCCAGGTGCTGGCCGAACCCGACTGTGCCACCCTGCGACAGCAGTTTCGCCAGATCCTGGTCGAAGTCCTGGGTAATGAAGAATTCGTCAAGAAAGTCTTGATACCACAGTTTACCTCGTACCGGGCAGACTAGTTCGAGTTCATTGATTCGGTCGCAGGGCAACGGACGGCAGACAGACAACGAAAAACGGAGTGACGGCGACCATGGCGGATAACCCCAACGATGGACTCCTGAGCCAGGATGAGATCAACGCCGCGCTGCAAGCGGCGGGCATCGAATCGCAAATGCAAGAGCAGACGCCCTCGCCTGCATCATCCGAAACTTCCCCCGCTCAGGAGCCGGATACCCGCGTCGATGCCAGCGGCCGGCCCTTCGACGAGGTGGCCAAGGCGATGGCCGAGGCTATTGCCGCCGAACAGGCAGTCGCCAAGGCGGCACCCGAGGCGTCCGCCCCGGCGACCGCGTCCGCCCCGGAGACCGCGCCCACACAGACGCCCGCTCAGCCGTTCGAAATACCGACCCTGCCCCCGGGAACCCTCCCGACCGCCCCAGCCCATGGCCTGGATTTGCTCCGGGACGTCGATCTTTCGGTCAAAATCGAGCTCGGACGCAGCAGGATGTTGGTCGAGGATGTGCTCAGGTTGGGCGAAGGCTCCGTCGTTGAACTGGACAAACTGGCCGGCGACCCTGTGGACGTGTTGGTTAACGATCGGCTGGTCGCTCGGGGCGAAGTGCTTGTGCTCAACGACAACTTTTGTGTCCGAATCAACGACATCCTTTCGCGGGACGTCGGCCAGGAGGAGGTGGCCTGAGCAAGGCGCCACGCAGCCTTGACAGGTGTACCGCAGCAAGACGCGGAGTCATCAGACAGGATGTCCGCAGGACCAGGAGGGTCCAATCGATGACCGGTTACATGCTCAATTCCGGTATTCCGGCTGCGTGTCTTTCGCTGGTGCTCACCGGCTGGCTTTCCGCCCAGCAGATCCAGCCCTTCCCCGATGCCCGGCCGAGCCTGCGGATCCCGCCGCAGAATATCCTCGAAATCTCCGACGAGCCGAATGAGCCGGCCGCCGAGCTTTACTCGAACCATGCCCCGCCGGCCACTCAGCCCGTGGTCACCACCGTCAAAGCCGGTCCCGCTGCTCCTGTGATGCCGCAGCCCGGCCTCGGCACCAGGCCCGCCACGACGCCGCCGGAAGCGGCGAATCATCAGTCCGCTCCCATCGCTCGCAGCGAATTCCTCGAGCGCCGACCGACGGCCAACCAGCGAGAGAGCGAATCCCGAGACATCAGTCGCGGGCAACACGGCGCCGGCCT includes the following:
- the fliN gene encoding flagellar motor switch protein FliN codes for the protein MADNPNDGLLSQDEINAALQAAGIESQMQEQTPSPASSETSPAQEPDTRVDASGRPFDEVAKAMAEAIAAEQAVAKAAPEASAPATASAPETAPTQTPAQPFEIPTLPPGTLPTAPAHGLDLLRDVDLSVKIELGRSRMLVEDVLRLGEGSVVELDKLAGDPVDVLVNDRLVARGEVLVLNDNFCVRINDILSRDVGQEEVA